The Synechococcus sp. UW179A DNA window TGCGTAACAGCTGAATAGTTAGCCAAAGGACTGGGGGAAGTCAGCCAAGTCAAATGAGCCAAAGCTATGTCTGAAAAAAGCTTGAATGGAGATTGACCTTTTGGCACCCATCGCGATGGGTAGGGAAGATATCCAAAAGAAGAAGTTTGACAACTCAAGACTTTGGGATTAGATGCACAAACTTGAACTAACTCTTGGCTTAAAATTAAAACTTGATCCTGAAAGTCACCAGGACTATCGACAGACGATGTCTTAAATATTGCATCACGCAAAGCCCACATAAACCAACCACTTGAATACTCATCACACCAATCTTTATTTATTTTACAACCATGAATTGTCCATCCTGGGTTTAAGTTCGAAAGAGTGATAGCAAGTTGGCTATCAGGGTCTAAAGCTACGATAGCCTCGATCGCATCCTTCTTTATGGGAATAGAAGGCTGATGAACAGTCTTAGCTAACTTGACCGAAGATAGATTTTGATAAAAGGATTTAAAACCTCCTTCTTCAAACTCATTTGAAATAGCAAGTCCGTAATTCATATAATTCAATGCTTTGACTGAAACAACGGGCAGGTTAAAAGCTAAAAGCAATGCCAAGACAAGTGGAACCAATTTTAGAAATGCTTTTGGGGTTAAAAACCTATACTTATACGCATACAAAATGAGAATAAAGGTGTAAACTAGAGATGTAAAAATAATAACTATACGAGCTTCTCTTGTAATAAGCAAAAGGCCAAGGCAAAAATAAGAGGATAACAATGAAATCCAAAGTGTTTTATGACTTTTAATACTTAATGACGGACGATGATTTGAACCGATCAAGACAATAGTATCGAGTGTATAGATTCCACATGCGAGTGCAAGAACTTCGACTGGAACAAAAGATGCTTCTCTTAACAATCTCCAGCTAGAGCTCGTTCCAATAAGAACAGGATCAAATAACAGACATACAAAAGCTAAGGATTTTAAAAATGTAGGAAGCCTGTAAAGCGCAACTGAACAAAAAAGTGCACAAGTAGCTGCATAAAAAAGACGTAATCCTAACAAAGGAGGCACACCCACGACTGAAGACAGCCATACTTGAATGGAGTGATATGGCCCTTTTATAAGTGTAAATTTTCCATAGTCTTCTCCCAACCAATCACCTAATGAGATCGACAAAGCTTGGCCTATAAATAAATCATCATCGTGCGGCATAAAGGGATTATCCGTAGGCAATCCATAAATCAAAGAAAAATATATTGTGAATAAAAATACAATACTAACAAGCCAATCTCGGCGATGAGACCTCGAAAAATACCTATAAAACATTCTTGCTCAATTAATGAATTAATTTTAGCATAGGCGCAATGATTGCATTCCGCCTCTGCATGATAACTGCACGCAAAAAAATAATAATCAGGGCCGGGAGGTCTGTGCTGAAGCTATTTCAAGTCAGGATGCTTGTAAAAACAAGGATTGATTTTCATAGAAATGAGGATTGAAAAACCTCTTTTTTAACTTAAATCATGCTTACTCTGCCTTATCCATCTTCACCCCAGATAGTTCTGCACCCCCTTTGACTTCGAGCACTTTTTCCAAACCGTCTAGATCCTCATCGGTGATCTTGGTCTGCATCGGACAGTGTTTGGGACCACACATCGAGCAGAATTCAGCCTGCTTATAGATATCGGCAGGCAGAGTTTCATCGTGATACTGCTTGGCCCGCTCGGGATCCAGTGACAATTCAAACTGCCTGTTCCAATCGAATGCATAACGAGCTCGGCTGAGCTCATCATCCCGATCCCTGGCACCTGGGCGGTGACGGGCGATATCGGCGGCATGTGCTGCGATCTTGTAGGCGATCAAGCCTTCACGCACATCATCAGCATTGGGAAGACCTAGATGCTCTTTCGGAGTCACGTAACAGAGCATCGCCGTGCCATGCCAGCCGGCCATGGCCGCGCCGATTGCAGAAGTGATGTGGTCATAACCAGGCGCAATGTCAGTCACCAAGGGGCCGAGCACATAGAAGGGTGCCTCGTTGCACTCCTCCATCTGCTTCTTCACGTTGAACTCGATCTGATCCATCGGCACATGACCTGGACCCTCCACCATCACCTGAATGTCTTTCTCCCAGGCACGACGTGTCAGTTCACCAAGGGTGTGCAGCTCGGCCAGCTGAGCGGCGTCCGAAGCATCGTGCTGACAGCCCGGTCGCAACGAATCACCCAGTGAAAACGTGCAGTCGTAGCGCTTGAAAATCTCACAGATGTCGTCGAAACGCGTGTAAAGCGGGTTCTGACGATGGTGGTAAAGCATCCACTGGGCAAGGATGCCGCCGCCACGGCTGACGATCCCGGTGATGCGTCCCTTCACCTTCACAAGATGTTCGATCAGCAGGCCAGCGTGGATGGTCTGATAGTCGACACCTTGCTGACAGTGCTTCTCGATGATGTGGAGGAAGTCATCCTCAGAGAGGCGTTCAATCGATCCATGCACACTTTCCAGCGCCTGGTAAACAGGAACAGTGCCAATTGGCACGGGTGAAGCCTTGATAATCGCGGTGCGAACGTCATCCAGGTTGACGCCGCCTGTGGACAGGTCCATCACGGTATCGGCCCCGTATTTCACCGCCAGATTCAGCTTTTTGACCTCTTCCTCGGCGTCCGAGGCATTGGGAGATGCGCCGATGTTGGCATTCACCTTGCACTTACTGGCGATCCCAATCGCCATGGGCTCAAGATTTTCATGGTTGATGTTGGCAGGGATCACCATGCGGCCCCGTGCAACCTCCTCCATCACCAAGGTCTCAGGCAGGTTCTCTCTCCTGGCCACATAGACCATCTCCTCGGTCACCACGCCCTGACGGGCGAAATGCATCTGGGACACGTTGGACTGTCCGCGGCGGGACTGAACCCAGGAAGCACGCATGATCCATTCAGCGAAGGAACTGCCAGGAGTCGGCCAGGTAACCGCGGATCACATTGGTCACTTCCCTATCGCCGGAATGACCCGGATCAGGTTCAGAGGGTGTGATCTCAGCCAAAAGGATCGAGAACGATCCAAGGCACCCCTAGTGGTGTCCAATTACTAGCAACGCCGTTGAGAACACACCGTCAACGCAGCTGCAATCCGTTCAGTGCCGCAGCCACAACCCTGTGGTCTCCGTCTTGCTGGAGTGGTAACAACAGAGCTCTGGCTTGCTCACCAATCGGCTGATCAGCGCTTTCACGAACAATCCGTCCCAGAATCTCGGCTCCGCTGACGCGAACCGTTCCATCTGCATCAGTGATCGCAGCATTGGCCAGATCCAGCAGCCATTCAAAATCGATCTCAGGCTGTTCCGCCAGAGCCGAAAGAATGCTGCATCGCACCAGCCACGCGCTGTCGGCGTCGAAAGCTGCCTTCAGCAAGGGCCAGGCTCGGGCAACGCCATAGCTGGCAAGAGCATTGGCCGCTTCGGCGCGCACATTCGCATCACCATCGCTGCGCAGAAGCCGTTCGAGAACAATCCAACCTTGCTCAGTGCGCTTGTAGCCCAAACCACTGCAACTCAAGGAACGTATCAGAAAGGCCTCCTGCTCACTGCCCAGTATCAACAGGGGAACGGCTTGCTCATCGCTGCAGAATCGCAACTGGGTGAGTGCCGGCATGGCCCGCAATGGATCACCAGAACCGATCGCCTCCCTGAGAGCGATGAGATCAGGTTCACCTCCCTGCGGCGGCTGTGGTGTGGACGCCATGAACTCAATTCTCCTGAAAACGACTGTTCCGCAAAGCCACCAGCAGCTTGTAGCGACGGCGACGGCGACCCACTACGGCGTGGATCACTAAGCCGGAGCCGACCAGGATGGCAGGAACAGACTGCCAACGCTCCGTGCCCTCTCTCTGGACAAGCGCCAGAACCCCAAGGCAAACCAGCAGAGGCGCTGCCAAGGACAACAACACATGCAAGCGGGTGCGGGGAAGACGATTCATCTCAACGGTTTCCAAGCCAGCATCGCTGCAGTGAGCACTCGAATCCCGACCCCCAGGCAGCCTTCATCCGGAAGGAAATGGCCGTTGTGCAGCGGTGCACATCCATCAGGCCCCGCAACACCGAGGCGAAACATCATGCCCGGCACATCCCGGATCAATTCTGCGAAATCCTCAGCTCCTAAAGAGGGTTGTTCCAAGCGCAGGACCTGATCCGGGCCCAGTTGGTCAATGGCACAACGCTCAAGCAGGGCCGTGAGCTTGGTGTCGTTATCAACCGGTGGAGCAATGCAGCGATAGCGAACCGTTGCCGTGGCACCGAAACTCTCGCAAAGAGCGCGCACGGTCTGCTCAATCCAATCGGGCAGATGGTCGTGCAGCTCGTTGGACAGACAGCGCACCGTTCCCAGCAAAGTGACCCGATCGGCAATCACGTTGAACGCCTTGCCTCCTTCAATACGACCGAAGCTCACCACCACTGGCTGCAAAGCATCAAGCCTGCGACTGATGGCTTCCTGGAGGCCG harbors:
- the thiC gene encoding phosphomethylpyrimidine synthase ThiC — encoded protein: MRASWVQSRRGQSNVSQMHFARQGVVTEEMVYVARRENLPETLVMEEVARGRMVIPANINHENLEPMAIGIASKCKVNANIGASPNASDAEEEVKKLNLAVKYGADTVMDLSTGGVNLDDVRTAIIKASPVPIGTVPVYQALESVHGSIERLSEDDFLHIIEKHCQQGVDYQTIHAGLLIEHLVKVKGRITGIVSRGGGILAQWMLYHHRQNPLYTRFDDICEIFKRYDCTFSLGDSLRPGCQHDASDAAQLAELHTLGELTRRAWEKDIQVMVEGPGHVPMDQIEFNVKKQMEECNEAPFYVLGPLVTDIAPGYDHITSAIGAAMAGWHGTAMLCYVTPKEHLGLPNADDVREGLIAYKIAAHAADIARHRPGARDRDDELSRARYAFDWNRQFELSLDPERAKQYHDETLPADIYKQAEFCSMCGPKHCPMQTKITDEDLDGLEKVLEVKGGAELSGVKMDKAE
- a CDS encoding HEAT repeat domain-containing protein gives rise to the protein MASTPQPPQGGEPDLIALREAIGSGDPLRAMPALTQLRFCSDEQAVPLLILGSEQEAFLIRSLSCSGLGYKRTEQGWIVLERLLRSDGDANVRAEAANALASYGVARAWPLLKAAFDADSAWLVRCSILSALAEQPEIDFEWLLDLANAAITDADGTVRVSGAEILGRIVRESADQPIGEQARALLLPLQQDGDHRVVAAALNGLQLR
- a CDS encoding DUF3188 domain-containing protein; the protein is MNRLPRTRLHVLLSLAAPLLVCLGVLALVQREGTERWQSVPAILVGSGLVIHAVVGRRRRRYKLLVALRNSRFQEN